The Vibrio pomeroyi genome window below encodes:
- the lysA gene encoding diaminopimelate decarboxylase, with protein sequence MDYFNYQEDGQLWAEDVALSQLAEQYGTPLYVYSRATLERHWNAFDSSVGEHPHLVCYAVKANSNLGVLNTLARLGSGFDIVSGGELERVVAAGGDPAKVVFSGVGKTAAEMKRALELNIKCFNVESEPELERLNKVAGELGVKAPISLRINPDVDANTHPYISTGLRDNKFGIAFDRAPAVYAFAQTLDNLSIHGIDCHIGSQLTDIEPFIDATDRLLALIDQLRANGINIKHLDVGGGLGVVYRDELPPQPSDYAKALLARLDNHSDLELIFEPGRAIAANAGVLLTKVEFLKPTEHKNFAIIDAAMNDLMRPALYQAWQDIVPVSPRQGEAVTYDLVGPICETGDFLGKDRDLVLEEGDLLAVRSAGAYGFAMSSNYNTRSRAAEVMVDGDKTHLVRQREELTSLWELENILPE encoded by the coding sequence TTGGATTACTTCAACTATCAGGAAGATGGCCAGCTTTGGGCTGAGGACGTCGCACTTTCACAACTAGCAGAGCAATATGGTACACCGCTGTATGTATATTCTCGTGCAACCTTAGAACGCCACTGGAATGCGTTTGATTCATCGGTTGGTGAGCATCCACACTTGGTGTGTTATGCCGTTAAAGCTAACTCGAACCTTGGCGTATTGAACACTTTGGCTCGTTTGGGCTCAGGCTTTGACATCGTTTCTGGCGGTGAGCTAGAGCGTGTGGTTGCTGCAGGTGGCGATCCGGCGAAAGTTGTGTTCTCTGGTGTCGGCAAAACAGCCGCTGAAATGAAGCGTGCGCTTGAGTTGAACATTAAGTGTTTCAACGTAGAGTCTGAACCAGAACTAGAGCGACTGAATAAAGTGGCTGGTGAGCTTGGTGTTAAAGCGCCGATTTCACTGCGTATCAACCCAGATGTTGATGCAAACACTCACCCTTACATCTCTACAGGTCTGCGTGATAATAAGTTTGGTATTGCTTTCGACCGTGCTCCAGCTGTTTATGCGTTTGCACAAACACTTGATAACTTGTCTATCCACGGTATTGATTGCCACATCGGTTCTCAGCTAACGGATATTGAACCTTTCATCGATGCAACCGATCGTCTGCTTGCTCTTATCGACCAGCTGCGTGCTAACGGTATTAACATCAAACACCTTGATGTCGGTGGTGGCTTAGGTGTGGTTTATCGTGATGAATTACCACCACAGCCTTCTGACTACGCGAAAGCCTTATTGGCTCGCCTAGACAATCATTCTGATCTAGAGCTGATTTTCGAGCCTGGAAGAGCGATTGCTGCTAACGCTGGTGTATTATTAACGAAAGTCGAGTTCCTGAAGCCAACTGAGCATAAGAACTTTGCCATCATCGATGCCGCGATGAACGACCTAATGCGTCCAGCGCTTTACCAAGCGTGGCAAGACATTGTCCCAGTAAGCCCGCGTCAGGGTGAAGCCGTGACTTACGATTTGGTTGGCCCTATCTGTGAGACAGGTGACTTCCTAGGTAAAGACCGTGACCTTGTTCTTGAAGAAGGCGATTTACTGGCAGTTCGTTCTGCGGGTGCTTATGGCTTCGCGATGTCATCTAACTACAACACTCGTTCGCGTGCGGCTGAAGTGATGGTTGATGGCGATAAAACTCACTTGGTTCGTCAGCGTGAAGAGCTTACGAGTCTGTGGGAACTTGAAAACATTCTTCCGGAGTAA
- the cyaY gene encoding iron donor protein CyaY, with protein sequence MNETEFHQLVDIQMQNIEEAIDESEADIDYEVTGNVMTLEFENRSQIIINRQEPMKEIWLASKSGGFHFKLIDDKWTCSKTGMELFEMVKEECVKHAGEEIDWV encoded by the coding sequence ATGAACGAGACTGAATTTCATCAGCTGGTCGATATACAGATGCAAAACATCGAAGAAGCTATCGATGAATCAGAGGCAGATATTGATTACGAAGTGACTGGTAACGTGATGACGCTGGAGTTTGAGAACCGCAGCCAAATCATCATTAACCGCCAAGAACCAATGAAAGAAATCTGGTTGGCGTCTAAATCTGGTGGCTTCCACTTTAAATTAATCGATGACAAGTGGACATGTTCTAAGACGGGCATGGAGCTGTTCGAGATGGTGAAAGAAGAATGCGTTAAGCACGCAGGTGAAGAGATCGATTGGGTCTAA
- a CDS encoding lipoprotein: MKFSLVHPFYPIAFPECGAIIGGIELIITICKMKKLITALFMVSVIGLSGCGQTGPLYDPDEVQQTEQSQ, encoded by the coding sequence ATGAAATTCAGTCTCGTTCATCCTTTCTATCCTATTGCTTTTCCTGAGTGTGGTGCGATTATAGGGGGCATTGAGTTAATAATCACGATATGCAAAATGAAAAAATTAATTACCGCTCTGTTTATGGTGTCCGTTATTGGACTTTCTGGTTGTGGTCAAACGGGTCCGTTATACGATCCTGATGAAGTTCAGCAGACTGAACAATCACAATAA
- the dapF gene encoding diaminopimelate epimerase has protein sequence MHFHFSKMHGLGNDFMVVDCITQNIFFSPDLIRRLADRHTGVGFDQLLVVEAPYDPETDFHYRIFNADGSEVEQCGNGARCFARFVRMKGLTNKYSINVSTKKGKMVLKIEENDLITVNMGIPEFEPGKIPFKAKQPEKTYILRTDVHTLFCGAVSMGNPHVVTVVDDVDTADVDTLGPLLESHERFPERVNAGFMQVVNREEVRLRVYERGAGETQACGSGACGAVAVGITQGLLAENVKVRLPGGDLHISWQGPGKPLFMTGPATHVFDGQLSC, from the coding sequence ATGCACTTCCACTTTTCTAAAATGCATGGTTTGGGCAATGATTTCATGGTCGTGGACTGCATTACTCAAAATATTTTCTTTTCTCCAGATTTGATCCGTCGTTTGGCGGATCGTCACACTGGTGTGGGCTTTGACCAGCTACTTGTGGTTGAGGCTCCCTATGATCCAGAAACTGACTTCCATTACCGCATATTCAATGCGGATGGCAGTGAAGTGGAGCAGTGTGGTAATGGCGCGCGTTGTTTTGCACGATTCGTTCGCATGAAAGGCTTAACGAATAAATACAGCATCAACGTGAGCACCAAGAAAGGCAAAATGGTTCTTAAGATTGAAGAGAATGACCTGATAACAGTCAACATGGGCATTCCTGAGTTCGAACCAGGCAAAATTCCATTCAAGGCCAAGCAGCCAGAGAAGACGTATATCCTGAGAACGGATGTACACACCTTGTTCTGTGGTGCGGTGAGCATGGGTAATCCGCATGTGGTGACTGTTGTTGATGACGTCGACACAGCGGATGTAGATACCTTAGGTCCACTTCTTGAATCACATGAACGTTTCCCGGAGCGTGTTAATGCTGGCTTTATGCAGGTGGTTAACCGTGAAGAGGTTCGCTTACGTGTTTACGAACGTGGTGCAGGCGAAACTCAAGCGTGTGGCAGCGGTGCATGTGGCGCGGTTGCGGTAGGTATTACTCAAGGTTTACTGGCTGAGAATGTGAAAGTTCGTCTACCTGGTGGTGACTTGCACATCAGTTGGCAAGGTCCGGGTAAACCTCTGTTTATGACCGGCCCTGCAACGCATGTGTTTGATGGTCAACTTTCTTGCTAA